A section of the Rhodospirillales bacterium genome encodes:
- the aroA gene encoding 3-phosphoshikimate 1-carboxyvinyltransferase: MSQLSAQRTTRLSGTIRVPGDKSISHRAIMFGALAEGTTRIRGLLEGEDVLSTAAAMRAMGARIEKQDAEWMVEGVGQKGLSQPEIPLDLGNSGTSARLLMGICAGYPISARFKGDASLSKRPMKRVIDPLTQMGAHFESIDGRLPLTITGSADLRAIHYDMPISSAQVKSAILLAGLRARGITSVREPKPSRDHTERMLAAFGGACTVYPDRIAVDGGQTLSAPAETLHVPGDPSSAAFPVIAALLTENSDVTLTNIGLNPTRTGLYTTLIEMGADIAFLNERKIGGEMVADLRVRGSKLRGVTVPPGRVPSMVDEFPALFVAAACAEGEFFADGLDELRVKESDRLKTMADNLKACGVELEEGANSLRIYGTGKPPKGGATAQTHLDHRIAMSFLVLGLCTPEPVTIDDDHAIATSFPGFVAMMNDLGAKIS, translated from the coding sequence ATGAGCCAGCTATCCGCGCAGCGCACCACTCGCCTTTCCGGAACGATCCGCGTACCGGGCGACAAATCCATTTCGCACCGCGCGATCATGTTCGGCGCACTGGCCGAAGGAACGACCCGTATCCGCGGCCTGCTGGAGGGGGAGGACGTGCTCAGCACGGCAGCGGCGATGCGGGCGATGGGCGCGCGCATCGAAAAACAGGACGCCGAATGGATGGTCGAAGGCGTGGGACAAAAGGGCCTTTCGCAACCAGAAATCCCGCTTGATCTTGGCAATTCTGGTACTTCCGCGCGGCTGTTGATGGGCATTTGCGCCGGCTATCCGATCAGCGCGCGCTTTAAGGGCGACGCATCCCTTTCCAAGCGTCCGATGAAACGGGTGATCGACCCCCTTACGCAAATGGGCGCGCATTTTGAATCGATCGACGGTCGCTTGCCGCTGACCATCACCGGTTCGGCCGACCTGCGCGCGATACATTACGACATGCCCATCTCCTCGGCGCAGGTCAAATCAGCCATCCTTCTGGCGGGCCTGCGCGCGCGCGGCATCACCTCGGTACGCGAACCAAAACCCTCGCGCGACCACACCGAACGGATGCTGGCCGCTTTTGGCGGCGCGTGCACGGTCTATCCGGACCGTATCGCGGTTGACGGCGGCCAGACCTTAAGCGCCCCCGCCGAAACCCTGCACGTTCCGGGCGACCCGTCTTCGGCCGCCTTTCCGGTGATTGCTGCGTTATTGACCGAAAACAGCGACGTCACGCTCACCAATATCGGACTGAACCCCACGCGCACCGGGCTTTACACGACATTGATCGAAATGGGCGCCGATATTGCGTTTTTGAACGAACGCAAAATTGGCGGCGAGATGGTCGCAGACCTGCGCGTGCGCGGCTCGAAACTGCGCGGCGTCACCGTGCCGCCCGGGCGCGTACCCAGCATGGTCGACGAATTCCCGGCCCTGTTCGTGGCCGCCGCCTGCGCCGAAGGGGAATTTTTCGCGGATGGGCTGGATGAACTGCGTGTCAAGGAATCCGACCGCCTCAAAACCATGGCCGACAACCTGAAAGCCTGCGGCGTTGAACTGGAAGAGGGTGCGAATTCCCTGCGCATCTACGGCACCGGAAAACCCCCGAAAGGCGGCGCCACCGCCCAGACCCATCTCGATCACCGCATCGCGATGAGCTTTCTGGTCCTTGGCCTGTGCACGCCCGAACCCGTTACCATCGACGACGACCACGCCATCGCCACCAGCTTTCCGGGTTTCGTGGCCATGATGAACGACCTGGGGGCGAAGATCTCATGA
- the truA gene encoding tRNA pseudouridine(38-40) synthase TruA: MQRWKLTLEYDGARFYGWQLQDDNAPTVQGVLEDAIFAFCGQRVTAHVAGRTDAGVHARAQVCHIDLTDRPVQPYDLAKAINALVRPHALACIEAEPVGADFHARFSAKNKLYTYRILNRPAPPVTEAGHMAHHRRALDVDAMRAGAAHLIGHHDFTTFRDSACQAKSPEKTLDRLEIETLPYDAQGGVEIRIHAEARSFLHHQMRNMAGTLIQVGDGKWTPDDVKTALAARDRKAGGPTSPACGLYLVRVDY; the protein is encoded by the coding sequence GTGCAACGCTGGAAGCTCACGCTGGAATATGACGGCGCGCGGTTTTACGGCTGGCAGCTTCAGGACGACAACGCCCCCACGGTGCAGGGCGTGCTGGAAGACGCGATCTTCGCCTTTTGCGGCCAGCGCGTCACCGCCCATGTCGCGGGCCGCACCGACGCGGGCGTGCACGCCCGCGCGCAAGTCTGCCACATTGATCTGACCGACCGGCCGGTACAACCTTACGATCTGGCCAAAGCGATCAACGCGCTGGTGCGCCCGCACGCGCTGGCCTGCATTGAGGCCGAGCCGGTGGGGGCGGATTTCCACGCGCGCTTTTCTGCGAAGAACAAACTATACACCTACCGCATCCTTAACCGCCCGGCCCCGCCGGTGACCGAGGCGGGCCACATGGCGCACCATCGCCGCGCGCTGGATGTGGATGCGATGCGCGCGGGCGCCGCGCATCTGATCGGCCACCACGATTTCACGACCTTTCGCGATTCCGCGTGTCAGGCCAAAAGCCCGGAAAAAACCCTCGACCGGCTGGAAATCGAAACCCTGCCCTATGACGCGCAGGGCGGCGTCGAAATCCGCATCCATGCCGAGGCGCGTTCCTTCCTGCACCACCAGATGCGCAACATGGCGGGCACACTGATTCAGGTGGGCGACGGAAAATGGACGCCCGACGACGTCAAAACCGCATTGGCCGCGCGCGACCGCAAGGCGGGCGGCCCGACTTCCCCCGCCTGCGGTCTGTATCTGGTCCGCGTCGATTATTAA
- a CDS encoding trimeric intracellular cation channel family protein produces the protein MDTVLTLIDYAGIAVFAVTGALVAARKKLDIVSFVLLAIATGIGGGTLRDMMLGRLPVFWVREPGYLVDCVVTGAVMFFVAQRIHAYAKWIVWGDAIGIALFTVTGTRIAQEAGAGWAVSITMGVITSIVGGIIRDLLAGEPSLILRKEIYATACVFGALTYLAVHALVPGWGVVLGMAVTFVIRAAAIHWRLQLPGYLWIDDQAAHHRRSTD, from the coding sequence ATGGATACGGTTTTGACCCTGATTGACTATGCGGGTATCGCGGTGTTCGCCGTGACCGGCGCATTGGTCGCCGCACGCAAAAAGCTGGATATCGTTTCCTTCGTCCTGCTGGCCATCGCGACGGGCATCGGGGGCGGGACATTGCGCGACATGATGCTGGGGCGGTTGCCGGTGTTCTGGGTGCGCGAGCCCGGATATCTGGTCGATTGCGTCGTCACCGGCGCGGTGATGTTCTTCGTCGCCCAACGCATCCACGCCTATGCGAAATGGATCGTATGGGGCGATGCCATCGGGATCGCGCTGTTCACCGTTACGGGCACGCGTATCGCGCAGGAAGCCGGGGCCGGTTGGGCCGTCAGCATCACGATGGGGGTCATCACTTCGATCGTCGGCGGCATTATCCGCGATTTGCTGGCGGGGGAACCAAGCTTGATCCTGCGCAAGGAAATCTATGCCACCGCCTGCGTGTTCGGGGCACTGACCTATCTGGCGGTTCATGCGCTGGTGCCCGGCTGGGGCGTTGTTTTGGGCATGGCGGTGACCTTTGTCATCCGCGCTGCCGCCATTCACTGGCGGCTGCAATTGCCCGGCTATCTTTGGATCGACGATCAGGCGGCGCATCACCGCCGCAGCACGGATTGA
- a CDS encoding DNA recombination protein RmuC, with amino-acid sequence MQPYIPYLAFAAGVLVGVLAMWMARRHAASQFRALSAEALNATADQFLKLAETRFGTLHEQSRGDMDNLVKPVGEQLRHLSDAVQQIRGVNSALAQQLGGLAKETARIAGALNNPRERGRAGEIMLERLLEHAGLIRDVNFRTQVVEGDIRPDFVVELKDQLRVVIDAKAPLIDLMADLEDPEKQKDAARRLSQQVRAHIKSLAAKDYARIAGSVDFVVLFLPGDGLYALAIDTDRELLDFAAANNVVLTSPMLMFGLLRMIHTMYRQQRLAENADEVRVLGAELHKRLTVFMEHFARIGASMQTSFKHFNAAIGSFESRVLPQARKFEDLQGIAAAQTLETPKRLEIVGDKHIDGEAA; translated from the coding sequence ATGCAGCCTTATATTCCCTATCTTGCGTTTGCCGCAGGCGTTCTGGTCGGCGTGCTGGCCATGTGGATGGCCCGCCGCCATGCCGCAAGCCAGTTCCGCGCCCTTTCGGCCGAGGCGCTGAATGCCACCGCCGACCAGTTCCTCAAACTGGCCGAAACCCGTTTCGGCACGCTGCACGAACAAAGCCGCGGCGACATGGACAATCTGGTCAAACCCGTCGGCGAACAGCTGCGCCACCTTTCCGACGCGGTCCAGCAGATCCGCGGCGTCAATTCGGCACTGGCGCAACAGCTCGGCGGCCTTGCGAAGGAAACCGCGCGCATCGCGGGTGCGCTCAACAACCCGCGCGAACGCGGACGCGCGGGCGAAATCATGCTTGAACGCTTGCTTGAACATGCGGGTCTGATCCGCGACGTCAATTTCCGCACCCAGGTGGTGGAGGGCGATATCCGCCCCGATTTCGTGGTCGAGCTCAAGGACCAGCTGCGCGTCGTGATCGACGCCAAGGCGCCGCTGATCGACCTGATGGCCGATCTTGAGGATCCGGAAAAACAAAAGGACGCGGCCAGACGCCTGAGCCAGCAGGTCCGTGCGCATATCAAGTCGCTGGCCGCCAAGGATTACGCGCGCATCGCCGGCAGCGTCGATTTCGTGGTCCTGTTCCTGCCGGGCGACGGGCTGTACGCGCTGGCGATCGACACCGACCGTGAATTGCTGGATTTCGCGGCGGCGAACAACGTGGTTTTGACTTCACCGATGCTGATGTTCGGCCTGTTGCGCATGATCCACACCATGTACCGCCAGCAGCGTCTGGCCGAAAACGCCGACGAGGTGCGCGTGCTTGGCGCGGAATTGCACAAGCGCCTGACCGTCTTCATGGAACATTTCGCCAGAATCGGCGCAAGCATGCAGACCAGCTTCAAACACTTCAACGCCGCGATCGGTTCGTTTGAATCGCGCGTCCTGCCGCAGGCCCGGAAATTCGAGGATCTGCAGGGCATCGCCGCCGCGCAGACGCTGGAAACCCCCAAACGCCTTGAAATCGTGGGCGACAAGCATATTGACGGCGAGGCCGCCTGA
- the rpsA gene encoding 30S ribosomal protein S1 — MARIAAQLKDRAESKEFAALLNETVKPQTAFEGTVVKGRIIGFTPDDVIVDVGLKSEGRVPMKEFGFAAQKNQLNLGDIIEVYVERVEDRQGEAVLSREKAKREEAWSELERSHLKNERVQGIIFGKVKGGFTVDLNGAVAFLPGSQVDIRPVKDISPLFGTPQPFMILKMDHARGNIVVSRRAVLEESRAEARSDLMAQMEEGRVLQGVVKNITDYGAFIDLGGIDGLLHVTDISWKRVNHPSEVLQIGQSIDVMVIRYNKETGRVSLGLKQLEKDPWEGAQSRYQPGQRFQGRVSNITDYGAFVELEDGVEGLVHVSEMSWTKKNIHPGKIVATSQEVEVMVLDVDMEKRRISLGLKQCQPNPWKAYADEHNVGDVIEGEVRNVAEFGAFVALGAEIDGMVHMSDISWEIPGEEAIKSIEKGSTIKAKILEMDPDKERVALGIKQLTEKPEGAIEQSRGKKGESHAHGHAEGDASGEARKGSVVTVTVSAVEKDGIVVALSDGSKGYIKRGDLSRERSEQRPDRFAVGEKVDAKVMSKGKNGEVSLSIKSREIDEDKAAMAEYGSTESGASLGDILGAALGKEADAPADKPAAKKKAAPKKAKTEE; from the coding sequence ATGGCTCGTATAGCTGCACAATTGAAGGATCGTGCGGAGTCGAAGGAATTCGCCGCCCTCCTGAATGAAACCGTTAAACCCCAGACCGCCTTTGAAGGCACCGTGGTCAAAGGCCGCATTATCGGCTTTACCCCCGACGATGTAATCGTCGACGTCGGTCTGAAATCCGAAGGCCGCGTTCCGATGAAGGAATTCGGCTTTGCCGCCCAGAAAAACCAGTTGAATTTGGGCGACATCATCGAAGTCTACGTCGAACGCGTCGAAGACCGTCAGGGCGAAGCCGTGCTTAGCCGCGAAAAGGCCAAGCGCGAGGAAGCATGGTCCGAACTGGAGCGCTCGCACCTCAAAAACGAACGCGTTCAAGGCATCATCTTCGGCAAGGTCAAGGGCGGCTTTACGGTCGACCTGAACGGCGCCGTCGCCTTCCTGCCGGGTTCCCAGGTGGATATCCGCCCGGTGAAGGACATCTCGCCGCTCTTTGGCACGCCGCAACCCTTCATGATCCTGAAAATGGACCATGCGCGCGGCAACATCGTGGTTTCGCGCCGCGCGGTGCTGGAGGAATCCCGTGCCGAGGCCCGCTCCGACCTGATGGCCCAGATGGAAGAAGGCCGCGTCCTGCAAGGCGTGGTCAAGAACATCACCGATTACGGTGCGTTCATCGATTTGGGCGGCATCGACGGCCTGCTCCACGTCACCGACATTTCGTGGAAACGCGTCAACCACCCCTCCGAAGTGTTGCAGATCGGCCAGTCCATCGACGTCATGGTCATCCGCTACAACAAGGAAACGGGCCGCGTGTCCCTTGGCCTCAAGCAACTGGAAAAAGATCCGTGGGAAGGCGCGCAATCGCGTTACCAGCCGGGTCAACGCTTCCAGGGCCGCGTGTCCAACATCACCGATTACGGCGCCTTCGTGGAGTTGGAAGACGGTGTCGAAGGCCTTGTGCACGTCTCGGAAATGTCGTGGACCAAGAAAAACATCCACCCCGGCAAAATCGTCGCGACCTCTCAGGAAGTCGAGGTCATGGTGCTGGATGTCGACATGGAAAAACGACGTATTTCCCTCGGCCTCAAACAATGCCAACCCAACCCGTGGAAGGCCTACGCCGACGAACACAATGTCGGCGACGTCATCGAGGGCGAGGTCCGCAACGTGGCCGAATTCGGCGCGTTCGTGGCGCTGGGCGCCGAAATCGACGGCATGGTCCACATGTCCGACATTTCGTGGGAAATCCCCGGCGAAGAAGCCATCAAGTCCATTGAAAAAGGTTCGACCATCAAGGCCAAAATCCTTGAAATGGACCCCGACAAGGAACGCGTGGCCCTTGGCATCAAGCAACTGACCGAGAAGCCGGAAGGCGCGATCGAGCAGTCGCGTGGTAAAAAAGGCGAATCGCACGCGCACGGCCACGCCGAAGGCGATGCGTCTGGCGAAGCCAGAAAAGGCAGCGTCGTCACCGTTACGGTGTCGGCGGTCGAAAAGGACGGCATCGTTGTCGCCCTCTCCGACGGCTCGAAGGGCTACATCAAGCGCGGCGACCTGTCGCGTGAACGCTCGGAACAGCGCCCGGACCGCTTCGCCGTCGGCGAAAAGGTCGATGCCAAAGTGATGTCGAAAGGCAAGAATGGCGAGGTCTCCCTCTCCATCAAGTCGCGCGAGATCGACGAGGACAAGGCCGCGATGGCCGAGTACGGATCGACCGAGTCCGGCGCAAGCCTGGGCGACATTCTGGGCGCCGCGCTTGGCAAGGAAGCGGACGCTCCGGCCGACAAGCCCGCCGCGAAGAAAAAAGCCGCGCCTAAAAAGGCCAAGACCGAAGAATAA
- a CDS encoding (d)CMP kinase, translating to MNTPRTAPVITIDGPSASGKGTLARALAKRLNFYYLDTGAIYRALALDLLARGIDPDDADSCAAEARRFAPLFRPEMTETPDIRTDTVAQASSKSSRHPGVRAALLDLQRDLAHNPPAPFKGAVLDGRDTGTVVCPDAPLKLFLTANPAERAVRRTKELLSRGIPTTYEAVLQDLESRDARDSSRDVAPLRPAEDAAAVDTTDMDADAALDHVLSLVRARFPGLA from the coding sequence ATGAACACACCCCGCACCGCACCTGTCATCACCATCGACGGCCCCTCCGCCTCGGGCAAGGGTACGCTGGCCCGCGCGCTGGCCAAGCGCCTGAATTTCTATTACCTCGACACTGGCGCGATCTACCGCGCCCTCGCACTCGACCTGCTTGCGCGCGGCATCGACCCGGACGATGCCGATTCCTGCGCCGCCGAGGCACGGCGCTTTGCCCCGCTCTTCCGCCCGGAAATGACCGAAACGCCAGACATCCGCACCGACACGGTGGCGCAGGCGTCGTCGAAATCCTCGCGCCATCCCGGCGTGCGCGCGGCGTTGCTCGACCTCCAGCGCGACCTTGCCCATAACCCGCCAGCACCCTTTAAAGGCGCGGTGCTGGATGGACGCGACACCGGCACCGTGGTCTGCCCGGATGCCCCTTTGAAGCTGTTCTTGACGGCGAATCCCGCCGAACGCGCCGTGCGCCGCACAAAAGAGTTGCTTTCCCGTGGGATTCCCACTACATACGAGGCCGTCCTGCAGGATCTGGAATCGCGTGATGCACGCGACTCTTCCCGTGACGTGGCCCCCCTGAGACCGGCAGAAGATGCGGCAGCGGTGGATACCACGGACATGGATGCGGACGCGGCTTTGGATCATGTACTTTCCTTGGTGCGCGCCCGTTTTCCCGGCCTTGCCTGA
- the radA gene encoding DNA repair protein RadA, protein MAKPKISYVCQSCGSVHPRWSGHCDACGGWNTITEEIHAPAPANSLKSGKNPARGNVVEFVDLKGQNPPLPRAASGIGEWDRVTGGGLVPGSVTLIGGDPGIGKSTLLLQVVAALTNQPGRTGARLREPQNEPQFKCAYISGEEAIDQVRLRARRLGLETAPVLLAAATSIRDIVAACEPAKGQKPPYDLVVIDSIQTMFVDLVDSAPGTVGQVRSCTAELIRLAKTYNITVLIVGHVTKEGTIAGPRVLEHMVDTVLYFEGDRGHQFRILRGVKNRFGPTDEIGVFEMGGAGLAEVSNPSALFLSERREKVSGSAVLAALEGTRPVLVEVQALVAPTTYSAPKRAVVGYDSNRLSMILAVLEARCGILFSGQDVYLNIAGGLRIAEPAADLAVAAALVSALSGAPVDPSAIIFGEIGLSGEIRPVPQPELRLKEAEKLGFKTAFVPSGKAKAAGALAANAFPDLDAFVRFLRG, encoded by the coding sequence ATGGCAAAGCCAAAGATTTCCTATGTCTGCCAATCCTGCGGCAGCGTACACCCCCGCTGGTCCGGACATTGCGATGCCTGCGGCGGATGGAACACGATTACCGAGGAAATACACGCCCCCGCCCCGGCGAACAGCCTGAAATCCGGTAAAAACCCGGCACGGGGCAACGTCGTCGAATTCGTCGACCTCAAGGGCCAAAACCCACCCTTGCCCCGCGCCGCTTCCGGCATTGGCGAATGGGACCGGGTCACCGGCGGCGGGCTCGTCCCCGGCTCGGTCACGCTGATCGGCGGCGACCCCGGCATCGGCAAATCGACGCTGCTTTTGCAGGTCGTGGCAGCCCTGACAAACCAGCCCGGGCGGACAGGCGCGCGGTTGCGGGAACCGCAGAACGAACCGCAATTTAAATGCGCCTACATATCGGGGGAGGAAGCGATCGATCAGGTCCGCCTGCGCGCGCGGCGCCTTGGCCTTGAAACCGCGCCGGTGCTTCTGGCCGCCGCCACCTCGATCCGCGACATCGTCGCCGCCTGCGAACCGGCCAAGGGGCAAAAGCCGCCTTACGATCTTGTGGTCATCGACTCGATCCAGACCATGTTCGTCGATCTGGTCGATTCCGCCCCCGGCACGGTCGGCCAGGTGCGCAGCTGCACGGCCGAACTGATAAGACTGGCCAAAACATACAACATCACGGTGCTGATCGTCGGCCACGTTACCAAGGAAGGAACGATCGCCGGCCCTCGCGTGCTGGAACACATGGTGGATACTGTTTTGTATTTCGAGGGCGATCGCGGCCACCAGTTCCGCATCCTGCGCGGGGTCAAGAACCGCTTCGGCCCCACCGACGAAATCGGCGTGTTTGAAATGGGCGGCGCGGGGCTGGCCGAGGTATCGAACCCCTCCGCCCTGTTTCTGTCCGAACGCCGCGAAAAAGTTTCCGGCTCCGCCGTCCTCGCCGCGCTGGAAGGCACAAGGCCGGTGCTGGTCGAGGTACAGGCGCTGGTCGCCCCCACCACCTATTCCGCGCCCAAACGCGCGGTGGTCGGGTACGACTCAAACCGGCTTTCGATGATCCTCGCGGTGCTGGAGGCGCGCTGCGGCATCCTGTTTTCTGGGCAGGACGTCTATCTCAACATCGCCGGTGGTCTGCGCATCGCCGAGCCCGCCGCCGACCTTGCGGTGGCGGCGGCGCTGGTCAGCGCGCTTTCGGGCGCGCCGGTCGACCCGTCCGCGATTATATTCGGTGAAATCGGCCTGTCGGGGGAAATCCGCCCGGTGCCGCAACCTGAACTGCGCTTGAAAGAGGCGGAAAAACTCGGCTTCAAAACCGCCTTCGTCCCGTCGGGAAAGGCCAAGGCCGCGGGCGCGCTGGCCGCAAACGCCTTCCCCGATCTCGACGCCTTTGTGCGTTTCCTGCGCGGCTGA
- a CDS encoding methionyl-tRNA formyltransferase, whose translation MKLVFMGTPDFVVPVLDALIAGPHEILAVYTQPPRPAGRGYGERRSPVHERAAEAGLEIRTPRTLRDEAAQKEFAALGADAAIVAGYGLILPRAVLETPKYGCINVHVSLLPRWRGASPVQYAILSGDAETGVTIMKIDVGMDSGDIIAQQTIPIANDDTAPALYLKLFTMGARMLGPVLNDIENLKPVPQDETRATHAPLLDKKAGHIDWTQSATEIDRRIRALNPWPGTFTHADKKRIKILAATPTAGHGAPGTVLNPAGIVACGADALKLLRVQPDGGKPMDATAAINGNILKPGDVLA comes from the coding sequence ATGAAGCTGGTCTTCATGGGCACGCCCGATTTCGTCGTACCCGTGCTCGACGCCCTGATCGCCGGCCCGCACGAAATTCTGGCCGTATACACCCAGCCGCCCCGCCCGGCGGGACGCGGCTATGGCGAACGCAGATCGCCCGTGCATGAACGCGCGGCCGAAGCCGGGCTTGAAATCCGCACCCCGCGCACCCTGCGCGACGAGGCCGCGCAAAAGGAATTCGCGGCGCTTGGCGCCGACGCCGCGATCGTCGCGGGGTACGGCCTGATCCTGCCGCGCGCGGTGCTGGAGACGCCGAAATACGGCTGCATCAACGTCCATGTCTCGCTGCTGCCGCGCTGGCGCGGCGCGTCCCCGGTGCAATACGCGATTTTGTCGGGCGATGCCGAAACCGGTGTGACGATCATGAAAATCGACGTCGGCATGGATTCCGGCGACATCATCGCGCAACAGACCATACCCATCGCGAACGACGACACCGCCCCCGCCCTCTATCTCAAACTCTTCACCATGGGCGCCCGGATGCTCGGACCCGTGCTGAACGACATCGAAAATCTCAAACCGGTGCCGCAGGATGAAACCCGCGCGACCCATGCCCCCCTGCTCGACAAAAAGGCGGGGCATATCGACTGGACGCAAAGCGCCACGGAAATCGACCGCCGGATCCGCGCCCTCAACCCCTGGCCCGGTACCTTCACCCATGCGGACAAAAAGCGCATCAAGATTCTGGCCGCCACGCCGACCGCGGGCCACGGCGCGCCGGGCACGGTGCTCAACCCCGCCGGTATCGTCGCCTGCGGCGCGGACGCGCTGAAACTTCTGCGCGTTCAGCCTGACGGCGGCAAACCGATGGATGCGACCGCCGCGATCAACGGCAACATCCTGAAACCCGGCGACGTGCTGGCATGA
- a CDS encoding DUF2238 domain-containing protein, whose amino-acid sequence MTRAALALPSGLLAAVFAVLVWSALAPHDYPTWGEEVAPVLVVLPLLVATYKKFPLTPLLYTLIALHACILMIGGHYTYALTPVGEWMRDILHTQRNPYDRLGHVFQGFVPALAIREILLRTTALNRRKTLAVVIFLCCMGISALYELIEWAAAMIEGSGADAFLGTQGDIWDTDADMLFCGIGAIAALLTLPRLHDRQLAAL is encoded by the coding sequence ATGACCCGCGCCGCGCTGGCCCTGCCATCGGGATTGCTGGCCGCCGTTTTCGCGGTGCTGGTCTGGTCCGCACTCGCCCCGCACGATTACCCGACATGGGGGGAGGAAGTCGCACCGGTACTGGTCGTCCTGCCGCTTTTGGTCGCGACATACAAAAAATTCCCGCTGACGCCGCTGCTTTACACCCTGATCGCGCTGCATGCCTGCATCCTGATGATCGGCGGGCATTACACCTATGCATTGACCCCCGTCGGCGAATGGATGCGCGACATCCTGCATACCCAGCGCAATCCTTATGACCGGCTGGGACATGTCTTTCAGGGCTTCGTGCCCGCGCTCGCAATTCGCGAGATTTTGCTGCGCACCACTGCGCTGAACCGTAGGAAAACGCTGGCTGTGGTCATATTTTTATGCTGCATGGGAATTTCAGCGCTTTACGAACTCATAGAATGGGCGGCGGCAATGATCGAAGGCAGCGGAGCCGACGCGTTCCTTGGCACCCAGGGCGACATCTGGGACACCGACGCCGACATGCTGTTTTGCGGCATCGGCGCGATCGCGGCGCTTTTGACCCTGCCCCGCCTTCACGACAGACAACTGGCCGCACTATGA
- a CDS encoding peptide deformylase — protein METFQIIEIPDPVLRQTAQPVARVDDALRNQMHKMVETMYAAEGIGLAANQVGLLNRVIVVDTARRETNTPKPVAMANPEIVWHSEELWTCKEGCLSIPGQYADVERPRVVRVRYLDIDGNQAEIEAQNLASSCLQHEIDHLDGKLFIDYLTRLKRDLLLKRLDKDRKNAGEVL, from the coding sequence ATGGAAACCTTCCAGATCATCGAGATCCCCGACCCCGTCCTGCGCCAGACGGCCCAACCCGTCGCCCGCGTCGACGACGCGCTGCGCAACCAGATGCACAAGATGGTCGAAACCATGTACGCGGCCGAAGGCATCGGCCTTGCCGCCAATCAGGTCGGCCTGCTCAACCGCGTCATCGTCGTCGACACCGCGCGCCGCGAAACCAACACGCCCAAACCCGTCGCGATGGCGAATCCTGAAATCGTCTGGCACTCCGAGGAGCTTTGGACCTGCAAGGAAGGCTGCCTGTCCATTCCCGGCCAGTACGCCGATGTCGAGCGCCCGCGCGTGGTGCGCGTGCGCTATCTCGACATCGATGGCAATCAGGCGGAGATCGAGGCGCAGAACCTCGCCTCCTCCTGCCTGCAGCATGAAATCGATCATCTCGACGGCAAACTTTTCATCGATTACCTCACGCGCCTGAAACGCGACCTGCTGCTCAAACGCCTCGACAAGGACCGCAAAAACGCGGGCGAGGTGTTATGA